A region of the Sulfurimonas sp. genome:
AACCCGACTCTAAACTGCAATGCAGAGACGCTCGGGATTATCATAAGCGCACCTATAAGCAGACTTCCCACTACTCGGATGGAGAGTGCAATGATAACGGCTACCACGCTGACAAGCAGAAAATTTAAAAAATTTACTTTTATTCCGCTTGTTTGTGCCACCTCTTCATCATAAGCGATAAAATATAGCTCTTTTGAGAAAAATAGCAATGCGCCCAAAGAGAGGGTTCCAAAAATAGCAATAGTTACGACATCCTCGCTGCTTACCGATAAAATAGAGCCGAAAAGATATGAAAAGAGAGAGTTGTTAAAGGCACCGCCTAAAGAGACGATAATCACGGCAGCCGCCAATGAACCCGAGAGCAAGATAGCAAGCACGGCATCGCTGTAAAGTGAAAATGCACTTCTTAGATACTCTATAAGCCAAGCAGATAGTATGGCAAACAGAACTGCCATCCATAAAGGATTGAATCCGCCGACAAGACCGACGGCAACACCGACAAGTGCAGAATGGGCGAGTGTTTCGCTAATCATTGAGTAGCGTTTTAAAACTACAAAAGTTCCGCTAACCGAAGCAAGAATCGCAATAATAATACCCGCTACAAAAGCTCTTTGCATAAAGTCGTATTCAAACATCTCTAACATATTTAATGCTCGTGCTTATGATTGTGAAGCAGATGTGCATCTATGCCGTAAAGCTCGCTCATCTCTTGACAGCTTAAAAGTTGTTTGGGGTTATTGCATATAATCGCTTTTTCATTTATGGTAAAGAGTCTTGCTATATCATCTGCAATTACGCCT
Encoded here:
- a CDS encoding metal ABC transporter permease — translated: MLEMFEYDFMQRAFVAGIIIAILASVSGTFVVLKRYSMISETLAHSALVGVAVGLVGGFNPLWMAVLFAILSAWLIEYLRSAFSLYSDAVLAILLSGSLAAAVIIVSLGGAFNNSLFSYLFGSILSVSSEDVVTIAIFGTLSLGALLFFSKELYFIAYDEEVAQTSGIKVNFLNFLLVSVVAVIIALSIRVVGSLLIGALMIIPSVSALQFRVGFLKTLIISLVFGLFSVVAGMTLSFYFSLPSGATIVLCVLGIFIISLIINKK